From Lolium perenne isolate Kyuss_39 chromosome 5, Kyuss_2.0, whole genome shotgun sequence, a single genomic window includes:
- the LOC127304784 gene encoding uncharacterized protein: MESELGGDCLGHKRVDPEGGSSGGNVREGKNGLHSSSMEMEDDEDWEPEPNPLDLYRECWIESYGCHGISFEDETERPPMRNTDGPIISNSCAPMSTMQVLYVKVTRITESLQWPLHVYGVIAVRDSMDHKRNFLFRRSRDQCQALASLQDAVLELTGPSRAVLLIDPHAFEIDLKVRGGESSSEDKTLSYNAFIYNNIAHWSKASYARTEVVPDQNSTIEVRFAHLAEAVEATIEVIVVSGSRDFKARFTARTASIDEDMVLLDSYGEKVDVTDNGKVVLKRRIVTVDERGKLLLGVEAAESNGVVVQNQIKLTPRSALRSQGYFELGFSRLRLTVAWSLLP; this comes from the exons ATGGAGTCGGAGCTTGGCGGAGACTGCCTCGGCCACAAGAGGGTGGATCCGGAGGGAGGCTCTAGCGGCGGGAATGTCCGCGAGGGGAAAAACGGCCTCCACAGCTCCTCCATGGAGATGGAAGACGACGAGGACTGGGAGCCGGAACCGAATCCTCTCGACCTCTACCGGGAATGCTGGATTGAGAGCTATGGCTGTCACGGCATCTCCTTCGAGGACGAGA CTGAACGTCCCCCCATGCGCAACACCGACGGGCCCATAATTTCCAACAGCTGTGCGCCCATGTCAACCATGCAGGTCTTGTACGTGAAGGTGACCCGGATTACTGAATCCCTGCAGTGGCCTCTCCATGTGTATGGCGTCATCGCCGTGCGCGACTCCATGGATCACAAGCGCAACTTCCTCTTTCGCCGCAGCAGGGACCAGTGCCAAGCCCTCGCCTCGCTGCAG GATGCAGTCTTGGAACTTACAGGTCCCAGCCGTGCAGTTCTGCTGATAGACCCCCATGCTTTTGAGATCGACCTCAAAGTTAGAGGTGGAGAATCATCATCTGAAGACAAGACTTTGAGCTACAACGCCTTTATATACAACAATATTGCTCACTGGAGCAAGGCCAGTTATGCCAGAACAGAAGTGGTGCCGGACCAGAACAGCACCATTGAGGTCAGGTTTGCACATCTCGCTGAAGCTGTGGAAGCAACCATCGAAGTCATTGTCGTCAGCGGATCGCGTGATTTCAAGGCGCGTTTCACAGCTCGCACTGCGAGCATTGATGAGGACATGGTTCTCCTGGATTCCTATGGTGAAAAGGTGGATGTCACTGACAATGGGAAAGTTGTGTTGAAGCGCCGGATTGTCACCGTGGATGAGAGGGGCAAGCTTCTTCTTGGTGTCGAGGCTGCAGAGAGCAACGGTGTTGTTGTGCAGAATCAGATAAAGTTGACACCGAGGTCTGCCTTGAGAAGCCAGGGCTATTTTGAGCTTGGCTTCAGCAGGCTGCGCTTGACTGTCGCCTGGTCGTTGCTTCCGTAG